AGGAGCGGCCCCGAAGGCAGTGGATCCACGGGGTAACGCGCCGCAACGCGGGGCGCAATCACGTCAGGCGAAAGAGCAAGTGAAAAATATGTTGACAAATCCTACTATATTTTAGTAGCGTAACAAACGTTATAGGAGGTCGCATGGCCAGGACCAAATTCACCAAGCTCGAACTGCACATCCTCGAGGCGCTCTGGGCGTACGGGAAGGCCTCCATCCGCGAAATCCAGGAGGCGTTTCCCGAACCTCGGCCCGCCTACACCACGATACAAACGACCGTGTACCGGCTCGAAGGCAAGAAGGCTGTCCGCCGCGTCCGGAAAATCAGCAACGCGCACATCTTCGAACCCCTCGTGGCGCGCGATGTGACCAGGCGCGGGCTGCTCGACGAGATCCTGAGCTTCTTTGGCGGAAAGGCCCAGCCGATGATGGCGCAACTCGCCGAAGCGGGGAAGCTCACCCGTGACGATGTCCGCGAGCTGGAGCGCATCATTAAGGAGCGCGACGAACGGGAACACGAAAAGGGATGGAGGTCGAAATGATCGCTGTCCTTCTGAACCATCTCTGGCAATCAACGCTCTTCGTGCTCGCGGCCACAATTACCGCGGCGGCGCTGCGAAAAAACAGCGCGCACATTCGGCACGGCGTGTGGGTGATCGCGTCGCTGAAGTTCCTGGCGCCGTTCTCTTTGTTAATGAGCCTGGGCTCGGCGCTGCCCTCGTTCACGCCGGCGGCGGCCGCGATCGCGGACACGACGACGGCTGCTGCGCCCGCTTTGCCGCTCACGGTCGACCGATTCGCGCAGCCGTTCACGGGCGATGACTTCGTGTCGACGATCACCATACGCGCAACGGCATCGACGACGAACTGGATGCCGATGGTGCTGCTCGCCATATGGGCGATCGGACTCCTGGCCGTGGCGTGGACGCGCCTCCGCGGCTGGCAGCGCATTCGCGCGCTCGTCCGTCAGAGTACGCCCGTCGCGCTGCGAAGTCCGATTCCCGTTCGGTCTTCGCCGGGTTCCCTCGAACCGGGTGTTGTCGGCATCTGGAGTTCCGTGCTGCTCATGCCGGCGGGCATCGAACAACGTCTCACGCCGTCGCAGTTCGACGCCGTGTTCGCGCACGAGCTGTGTCACGTTCATCGTCGCGACAACCTCACCGCCGCGATTCATATGGTCGTCGAAACCGTGTTCTGGTTTCACCCGCTGGTCTGGTGGATCGGAGCCCGGCTGGTCGAGGAACGCGAGCGCGCCTGCGACGAATACGTGCTCCGCGCATTCGGGGAGCCGCAGACCTATGCGGAGAGCATCCTCAACGTCTGCAAGCTCTACGTCGAGTCGCCGCTGCCGTGCGTCTCCGGCGTCAGCGGATCGGACTTGAAGAAGCGTGTCGCGGCCATCATGGTCAATCACATCGGCACGCGATTGAACCTTGCGCGCAAGACAGCGCTGACGCTCGCGGCGATCCTTGCGATCGCGCTGCCGCTCATTGTCGGGATGTTGACGCCGGCCATTCGCGCGTCGTCGCCGCAAG
The sequence above is a segment of the Terriglobia bacterium genome. Coding sequences within it:
- a CDS encoding BlaI/MecI/CopY family transcriptional regulator, with translation MARTKFTKLELHILEALWAYGKASIREIQEAFPEPRPAYTTIQTTVYRLEGKKAVRRVRKISNAHIFEPLVARDVTRRGLLDEILSFFGGKAQPMMAQLAEAGKLTRDDVRELERIIKERDEREHEKGWRSK
- a CDS encoding TIGR03435 family protein, which produces MIAVLLNHLWQSTLFVLAATITAAALRKNSAHIRHGVWVIASLKFLAPFSLLMSLGSALPSFTPAAAAIADTTTAAAPALPLTVDRFAQPFTGDDFVSTITIRATASTTNWMPMVLLAIWAIGLLAVAWTRLRGWQRIRALVRQSTPVALRSPIPVRSSPGSLEPGVVGIWSSVLLMPAGIEQRLTPSQFDAVFAHELCHVHRRDNLTAAIHMVVETVFWFHPLVWWIGARLVEERERACDEYVLRAFGEPQTYAESILNVCKLYVESPLPCVSGVSGSDLKKRVAAIMVNHIGTRLNLARKTALTLAAILAIALPLIVGMLTPAIRASSPQEPVVFVARPQTRPSFEAASIKLAPNCDATRPARFLHDRIILPCTTLRALIRNAYTPFSGGRLPATRIEVLGLPSWTEKDTYNVEAKAESNASLAQMLGPMLQALLEDRFQLKVHKEFRNKPVYELTVAKSNPNMRPSKKGSCIPRDDNSIIAGSANPAEMFKTRYCGIAPFTSKGSTWSTDWYGVSMSELADMLQIARLDRTVIDRTGLTGRFDFHLEFVRERTSSGVVTLNGVPVPADSIPSVDAMGPSIFTALKEQLGLRLSPANGQVAVLVIDRVEKLSPN